One Asticcacaulis sp. MM231 DNA segment encodes these proteins:
- a CDS encoding carboxylesterase family protein: MRTSPVTVTGGTIVGVHAEGLKTYLGIPFAAPPVGDLRWRAPQPVVPWDGIKEATSFSPACAQTAVWLNETKSEDGLYLNVWAPEDAENLPVIVWIHGGGYYGGSGKYSCDNLARRGAVIVSMNYRLGVLGFFSHPELTAESPHHASGNQALQDQIAALHWVQHNITTFGGDPGSVTIMGQSSGGESVAILIASPLAKGLFHRAISQSGNDSLPINTDDYIRFDQQAAAEATGLSYAESLGANSLADLRKMSVESLHAAFFSPRTVVDGYVLHDDLTTTYRNHHQNDVPLLAGWNAEEGKDLTQEINGIDDLTPSQVQELVKRLLGREPSAALLAAYPGIIAATPERAVIDQLMNDWWGWRIAYWAGLQAKYGRSKSYLYFFAHQPAEPLVPCSYGGGAGHGAEVPYVFYNLESDPRPWTAKDHQLATQLADTWLHFARTGTPNGPALAAWPAYDGSHPTVLRIGNEAELKAHPLPDFTLFATQRE; encoded by the coding sequence ATGCGCACCAGTCCGGTAACTGTCACGGGCGGCACCATTGTGGGCGTACATGCCGAAGGTTTGAAAACCTACTTGGGCATTCCCTTTGCCGCGCCTCCGGTCGGAGATTTACGCTGGCGCGCACCTCAGCCTGTGGTGCCATGGGACGGTATAAAAGAAGCCACGAGCTTCTCTCCTGCGTGTGCCCAGACTGCGGTGTGGTTAAACGAAACCAAAAGCGAAGACGGTCTCTATCTCAACGTCTGGGCGCCTGAGGATGCCGAGAATCTGCCTGTCATTGTCTGGATTCACGGGGGTGGATATTACGGAGGTTCCGGAAAGTATAGCTGTGACAACTTGGCAAGGCGCGGCGCCGTTATAGTTTCTATGAACTATCGTCTCGGCGTTCTAGGGTTCTTTTCTCATCCCGAACTCACGGCGGAATCGCCGCACCACGCATCAGGCAATCAGGCGCTCCAGGATCAGATCGCCGCGCTGCACTGGGTGCAGCACAACATCACCACCTTTGGTGGCGATCCGGGCTCAGTAACCATCATGGGCCAGTCCTCTGGTGGTGAATCCGTGGCGATCTTGATCGCTTCTCCGCTGGCCAAAGGGCTCTTTCATCGGGCCATCTCTCAGAGTGGTAATGACTCTCTGCCGATTAATACCGACGATTACATTCGGTTCGATCAACAGGCGGCGGCCGAAGCTACGGGGCTGTCGTATGCCGAAAGCCTTGGCGCGAATAGCTTGGCGGATTTACGCAAGATGAGCGTCGAGAGTCTCCACGCAGCTTTCTTTTCGCCGCGTACGGTTGTCGACGGATATGTATTGCACGACGACCTCACAACGACTTATCGCAATCACCATCAAAACGATGTGCCTCTGTTGGCAGGGTGGAATGCCGAAGAGGGCAAGGACCTCACCCAAGAGATCAACGGAATCGATGATCTGACGCCTTCTCAAGTCCAGGAACTGGTGAAAAGGCTTCTGGGCCGCGAGCCATCCGCCGCTCTATTGGCGGCCTATCCGGGAATTATAGCCGCTACACCTGAAAGGGCCGTTATCGATCAACTTATGAACGACTGGTGGGGGTGGCGCATCGCGTATTGGGCAGGCCTACAGGCGAAGTACGGCCGGTCCAAATCTTACCTCTACTTCTTTGCGCACCAGCCCGCTGAACCGCTGGTTCCCTGCTCCTATGGCGGTGGCGCGGGGCACGGCGCCGAAGTCCCATACGTGTTTTACAATCTTGAATCCGATCCGCGACCCTGGACTGCCAAAGACCATCAACTGGCAACGCAACTCGCAGATACCTGGCTCCATTTCGCCCGGACGGGTACCCCCAATGGCCCTGCCCTAGCCGCTTGGCCCGCCTACGACGGATCCCATCCTACGGTGCTTCGCATCGGGAATGAGGCAGAGCTGAAGGCACACCCCCTGCCTGATTTCACTTTGTTTGCGACGCAGCGCGAATAA
- a CDS encoding carboxylesterase family protein — MRKLAIAFGMAMIVLSTGQAQAQLTTAPVSVTGGSIIGAEKDGLRTYFGVPFAAPPVGNLRWRAPQAVVPWKGVKTATEFSAACAQKVDWIASPKSEDCLYLNIWSPQKATKLPVLVWIHGGAYEGGTAAVPVQNGANLAKRGAIVVTLNYRLGIFGFFSHPELSKESPQHVSGNQGILDQVAALKWIKANIAKFGGDPERVTIMGGSSGAESVAILVSSPLGKGLFQRAVAESGNDAFPINPSDTHRFNSKVVAEANGVTLAKAAGAEHLADLRKLSVKDLQAQTWLPRVYVDGYVLTSDMTTLFQKHLQNDVPLLAGWTAEEGKDLAGIYLGTNEFTAAKHVEHMTSLLSAPPSQALLAAYPGATDAEATASIQRLTNDWWGWRTVHWAELQAKYGHAKPYVYYFAHRPTEPATTCYWACGAGHGVELQYLFDNLDVDARNWSQEDRQLATQLADTVVQFAKTGRPNSEGLPTWPEFDGSKSSIRIIGNEAELKAHPLPDFSVFLKQTD; from the coding sequence ATGCGTAAACTCGCTATCGCGTTCGGCATGGCCATGATCGTGCTCTCGACAGGACAGGCTCAAGCACAACTAACGACAGCGCCGGTTTCGGTAACGGGCGGTTCGATAATCGGCGCGGAAAAAGACGGGCTGCGGACCTACTTCGGCGTCCCATTCGCCGCGCCTCCTGTCGGGAATTTGCGCTGGCGCGCCCCGCAAGCTGTCGTGCCATGGAAAGGCGTCAAAACGGCGACGGAGTTCTCGGCAGCCTGCGCGCAAAAGGTCGACTGGATTGCGAGTCCCAAAAGCGAGGACTGCCTGTATTTGAACATTTGGTCGCCGCAAAAAGCCACGAAACTGCCGGTGCTAGTATGGATTCATGGCGGAGCCTATGAGGGCGGCACAGCCGCTGTCCCGGTTCAAAATGGTGCCAATCTGGCCAAGCGTGGCGCCATTGTGGTCACCCTCAATTACCGGCTCGGCATATTCGGCTTCTTCTCGCATCCGGAGTTGAGCAAAGAATCCCCGCAGCACGTTTCGGGGAACCAAGGCATTCTGGACCAAGTGGCCGCCTTGAAATGGATCAAGGCGAATATCGCAAAATTCGGCGGCGACCCGGAGCGTGTAACCATTATGGGCGGCTCATCAGGTGCTGAGTCAGTGGCCATTCTGGTATCCTCTCCCTTGGGCAAGGGCCTCTTCCAGCGCGCCGTAGCCGAAAGCGGTAACGATGCTTTTCCGATCAATCCCAGCGATACGCACCGATTTAATTCCAAGGTAGTCGCTGAAGCGAATGGAGTGACCCTGGCCAAGGCCGCGGGCGCGGAGCATTTGGCGGACTTGCGCAAACTCAGCGTCAAGGACTTGCAGGCGCAGACATGGCTACCGCGCGTTTACGTCGACGGCTATGTCCTCACCTCGGATATGACGACGCTCTTCCAAAAGCATCTGCAAAACGACGTCCCCCTATTGGCGGGCTGGACCGCCGAGGAAGGCAAGGACCTGGCCGGCATCTATCTCGGTACCAATGAGTTCACCGCAGCTAAGCACGTCGAGCATATGACGTCCTTGCTGAGTGCCCCACCCTCTCAGGCCTTGCTTGCGGCTTACCCTGGCGCCACCGATGCGGAGGCCACCGCCTCTATTCAACGATTGACCAATGACTGGTGGGGTTGGCGCACAGTGCATTGGGCTGAGTTGCAAGCCAAATATGGTCACGCAAAGCCTTACGTCTATTACTTCGCGCACCGTCCCACGGAGCCCGCGACCACCTGCTATTGGGCGTGCGGCGCCGGTCATGGCGTCGAACTGCAGTATCTTTTTGACAATCTCGATGTGGATGCACGCAACTGGAGCCAGGAGGATCGTCAATTGGCGACGCAACTGGCCGACACCGTTGTGCAGTTTGCCAAAACCGGCCGCCCGAATAGCGAGGGGTTACCGACATGGCCTGAATTCGACGGATCAAAAAGCTCCATTCGGATCATCGGTAACGAAGCGGAACTGAAGGCGCATCCCCTGCCCGATTTTTCCGTCTTTCTGAAACAGACCGATTAA
- a CDS encoding 4'-phosphopantetheinyl transferase superfamily protein, which yields MALTALTLEDPTLPAAAIIAVLESGRLFPPGASLVAGRIPDVATVVYPEEEVSLASASAKRRREFSAGRTVARRAIRALGIEVEAIPARADRSPVWPDGITASISHSGDICAAVAARKGVLLSIGLDVEITEPSGRGLARYIAGEEELCRASGALGEDGLALRVLFSAKEAFFKAWHPLFGTWLDFHDVRVGLGQGAQNGTDASALSFDAPNMSTVRPLNFQGRWQLVERAVLVGVTCSLSGSDTG from the coding sequence ATGGCCCTAACCGCCTTGACACTCGAAGATCCTACGCTGCCCGCCGCGGCCATTATTGCCGTACTGGAGAGCGGCCGACTGTTTCCGCCGGGGGCGAGCCTTGTTGCCGGGCGGATTCCAGATGTTGCGACCGTGGTCTATCCCGAGGAAGAGGTGAGCTTGGCGTCCGCGTCGGCAAAACGCCGCCGGGAGTTTTCGGCGGGCCGGACCGTGGCGCGCCGCGCAATCCGTGCCTTGGGGATCGAGGTTGAAGCCATTCCCGCGCGGGCGGACCGGTCGCCGGTTTGGCCGGACGGCATAACGGCCTCGATCAGTCACTCAGGGGACATCTGTGCGGCGGTTGCAGCCCGCAAAGGCGTTCTTCTCAGTATCGGTCTCGACGTTGAAATCACAGAACCGTCCGGCCGCGGACTAGCCCGATATATAGCAGGCGAGGAGGAGTTGTGCCGTGCATCGGGGGCTCTGGGTGAAGACGGCCTGGCTCTTCGTGTCTTGTTTAGCGCCAAGGAAGCGTTCTTTAAGGCGTGGCATCCGCTTTTCGGCACATGGCTCGACTTTCATGATGTTCGCGTGGGGCTCGGGCAAGGGGCACAAAATGGAACTGACGCTTCAGCCCTTAGCTTTGATGCGCCCAACATGAGCACGGTCAGACCGCTAAATTTTCAAGGTCGATGGCAGCTTGTGGAACGGGCAGTTCTCGTTGGCGTCACCTGTTCTCTGTCAGGCTCGGACACAGGTTAG
- a CDS encoding phytanoyl-CoA dioxygenase family protein codes for MIKMESRLRHRGTMLNFRPQAYWDTGIVSVASALSAQDIREINAKVDLYLANHTYGVVREDGGDSVRAVHGLHLVDPFFGSLSERPDFVDSVEEILGGSVYVHQFKINLKVARFGESWPWHQDYIFWKELDGIGRPDLVNLAIYLSDADIDAGPLRFLPGSHHWGDVCQRVTRDAGANGSGIDSDWQSNVARNLTFQVPAPALQTHLAQVAPITAIRSAGDADIFHPQLVHGSGPNTSAFDRRLLIITYNRTDNLPELGARRRPDFLCSQRFEPIRLPTKKEVSEDVRI; via the coding sequence ATGATAAAAATGGAAAGCCGCTTGCGGCATCGGGGGACTATGCTCAATTTTCGACCACAGGCTTATTGGGACACTGGAATTGTGTCTGTCGCAAGCGCGCTGAGCGCACAGGATATTCGCGAGATCAACGCCAAGGTTGACCTTTATCTCGCGAACCATACCTACGGCGTGGTAAGGGAAGACGGAGGCGATAGCGTCCGCGCGGTGCATGGCTTGCATCTGGTGGACCCTTTCTTCGGATCGCTTTCTGAACGTCCAGATTTCGTCGATAGCGTCGAGGAAATCCTTGGCGGATCAGTCTACGTCCATCAGTTCAAGATCAATCTCAAAGTCGCCCGTTTCGGTGAGAGCTGGCCCTGGCACCAGGATTACATCTTCTGGAAGGAGCTGGACGGTATTGGCAGGCCCGACCTCGTCAACCTGGCGATTTATCTTTCAGATGCTGACATTGACGCCGGCCCACTGCGGTTTTTACCGGGCTCCCACCATTGGGGGGATGTGTGTCAACGGGTGACACGAGACGCGGGGGCGAACGGCTCTGGGATTGACAGCGACTGGCAATCGAATGTCGCACGGAACCTGACCTTTCAGGTGCCTGCGCCGGCATTGCAGACGCACTTGGCACAGGTCGCGCCGATCACCGCGATCCGGTCAGCCGGCGACGCTGACATCTTCCATCCCCAGCTCGTCCACGGGTCTGGACCGAACACCTCCGCGTTCGACCGAAGGCTTCTTATTATCACTTATAATCGCACCGATAACCTGCCTGAGCTAGGCGCACGCCGGCGACCGGACTTCCTGTGCTCGCAAAGGTTTGAGCCTATTCGCCTTCCCACAAAAAAAGAAGTTTCAGAGGACGTGCGCATATGA
- a CDS encoding MFS transporter, whose translation MKALKLKELVSYGVGDAGQALIGTLIGFYQLYYFTDILRLPLGSIAGLFMLTKILDSASFPLFGLMLDRVSGGVGAFLKWRLWLVIPFFVVSVLLFTYDPNWSTEFRIIYAYAVVSLFVVLSALISVVYTSLVSSIATQASDRARLSTVRFVFAFGASTLATFFIKYLVDYLGGKTGGGFQSVAFIFSIMATGLLYITMSATRNRTVARPDEPPHGIGSAFAIVRNPMFLGPVVATFFAGLFVAFKSQMTLYFINYAMNREDIGNFMLAGGTISCAIGVGLVGFVINRINRKSLYVVLMALNALFVGAIYFVDRSNIYTIIAFHCLNSALGGACSPVIFSIYSDVVDYLDETLNFRAPALVNSVAMLAGRLGGSLGMVLTPVGLAISQYHPNQQQTSGSILGIALMFTLVPGLFAFISAMAMVTYKLTNRASEDISERLAGEAG comes from the coding sequence ATGAAGGCTCTCAAGCTTAAGGAACTGGTGAGCTACGGCGTCGGAGACGCCGGGCAGGCCCTAATCGGTACGTTGATCGGTTTCTATCAACTCTACTATTTCACGGACATTCTGAGGCTTCCGCTTGGCAGCATCGCGGGTCTCTTCATGCTGACCAAGATTTTGGACAGCGCGAGCTTTCCCCTGTTCGGGCTTATGCTTGATCGCGTTTCGGGCGGCGTCGGCGCCTTCCTGAAATGGCGTCTTTGGCTCGTCATACCGTTCTTCGTCGTCTCTGTGCTTTTGTTCACCTACGATCCCAATTGGAGCACCGAGTTCAGGATCATCTACGCCTACGCCGTCGTGAGCCTTTTCGTGGTCCTAAGCGCCCTGATTTCGGTCGTTTACACGAGCCTGGTGTCTTCGATCGCGACACAGGCCAGCGACCGCGCCAGACTGTCGACCGTACGCTTCGTGTTCGCCTTCGGCGCCAGCACGCTTGCAACCTTCTTCATTAAATACCTGGTCGATTATCTCGGCGGGAAGACGGGCGGCGGTTTTCAGTCGGTGGCGTTTATCTTTTCGATTATGGCGACCGGCCTTCTCTATATCACCATGTCCGCGACCCGGAACCGGACCGTGGCGAGACCGGACGAACCTCCCCACGGTATCGGCAGCGCGTTCGCTATTGTCAGGAACCCGATGTTTCTGGGCCCTGTCGTCGCGACCTTTTTCGCAGGGCTTTTTGTCGCCTTTAAATCGCAGATGACGCTCTATTTTATCAACTATGCCATGAACCGAGAAGACATCGGCAACTTCATGCTGGCGGGCGGTACGATCTCTTGCGCCATCGGCGTCGGCTTGGTTGGATTTGTCATCAACCGCATCAATCGGAAATCTCTCTATGTTGTCCTGATGGCGCTCAACGCGCTTTTTGTCGGAGCGATCTATTTTGTCGACAGGTCCAATATCTACACCATCATCGCGTTCCATTGCCTGAACTCGGCCCTGGGCGGCGCATGCTCACCCGTCATCTTTTCCATCTATTCCGATGTCGTCGACTACCTGGATGAAACCTTGAATTTCAGGGCGCCGGCCCTGGTCAATTCGGTGGCCATGCTGGCGGGGCGCCTCGGCGGATCACTGGGCATGGTGCTTACGCCCGTGGGACTGGCCATATCTCAGTACCACCCCAATCAGCAGCAAACTTCAGGGTCGATCCTGGGAATCGCATTGATGTTCACGCTGGTTCCCGGCCTCTTCGCCTTCATTTCGGCCATGGCGATGGTGACCTATAAGCTCACGAACAGGGCCTCAGAGGATATTTCGGAGCGACTTGCGGGGGAGGCCGGGTAG
- a CDS encoding AMP-binding protein, with the protein MARPDDVAWVFPQDVRELSNAALLSEVRRLAAGLARFCEPGDRLAIQLPQGADYVLVFWACIYAGVIAVPLYPGSKRDVKARLSATIADCGAKYTMVAQAVDPSHLTVRDLQGSADTVTEPSSAHSGLAYIQYSSGSTGAPKGVMISHDNILANVTMIAELAAVTSDDVFISWLPLHHDLGLVNTVLLPAFMGCRSVISTPLSFMRNPQSWLGLMTQYRGTVSGAPNFAYQMCVDRMRTGALEGLDLRAWRVAFNAAEPVQVETLRAFAQAYEPAGFRRESFFAAYGMAEATVFVSGAFWNQSQETTNAQGDNGGVVAHTINCGTVPPDDLVVVDESRQVCADGQRGEIWIRGRHVSAGYFGTDQGEASPFAVFTADGRGPFFKTGDNGAILGGRLYVLGRIKEIIIQNGRNLYPTDLEHVAHNVLAGDKRFGVVAVIGKAWKGTEVPLAVVELRDASDANGAEDLRRVAGAVFDALDVVLYDVLTVPAGSIQRTSSGKIKRGELRRMLEEGLVEGRSQMELGATGTPDANTAYAFEPRLIELVQTLANEEVIDPNRSLLSYGLSSLQLSQLAVEAETISGVALAARDIFETPTVRHIARLIQARLSKDVVTATPAAPIGLTCNQQMMLSVDVLSPGHRGYILPLALRLSGDLDQARLAAAMRQVVARHDILRTIYPLTIEGVHSSAVLETALEISQETVPEASISAAVCAFASRAFDLAADIPVRAKIFSLDESRDIVLALVIHHIAADGWSLHLLARDIVKACLSLAEAGPCVRFDPPQIDQNVVTSSLDYWRAHLAGLPSVHSLPVDAPRQSHREKNGRRYDLVLPPREVNALKGLCAAEGATLFSGLHALFALALARAGNEPDIVLGTFLSGRDRSGDTVRIGFLAETTLLRTRVDLGRSLRDVIRSCHGVLQEARRHPGVSYMDLLRELKPAREATHNPLFQVTLNLHDYAFDCLTEQEAGKKINAKRLPVDLGVTRFDLGLDVYAEADAMRLSLEYDVDLFEEASIHRLADYMYELLQAGLAQPTIPTGLLRAGGLLSFPEAVTERSWSNLYDAFDRVAREKHEAPAIRFAGQTWTYGMLGEEVARIAEGLREGVRAGDRVIIFMRRSPAYIASLLAILSLDCTYVPIDPDFYQDSIGAKIRHISPAFVLVDGHTAEMVEDLSNSVKLVNVADLSHPASLSVPPDRGAQHAAYILFTSGSTGEPKAVSMGHIPLLNLIDQIASTADLSSPVVLNYSSIAFDMHFTEVFSALLLGGVVVLADEATRLDSLGLLRLVAEEGVTLLNLSYPVLCELASASNQSRIELTSVNTVFSTAQQLKITPVLRSFFQRHGRARLYNHYGPTETHVVTIAALKGPSEAWPDIPDIGQAIGGCHCFVINASGTPEPQGMVGELCVAGLPLAEGYYANPTMTASRFISISDASGKPVRAYRTGDFARRALDERWQYLGRKDHQLKIRGLRVDLPDIEASILQCTGVLQAAVVAREVGQGHRLVAYVQPADMDATAAEALPVLIEDTLRRSLASYMIPDIYILVERFDLNQNGKIDVSRLPAAAFGDEVSFEGPANAEEAFLYSVWRRVLGHDQFGRRTNFFEAGGDSMALMSVKRELDLQFGFEVDLVAVYGSPTIADLASIGSRQSDDRDWRGPRRKNLNILRRQRAVPQRQSGG; encoded by the coding sequence GTGGCCAGACCCGATGATGTCGCATGGGTGTTTCCTCAGGACGTGCGCGAGCTTTCGAACGCGGCCCTGCTGTCAGAAGTTCGCAGGCTTGCGGCCGGACTCGCGCGCTTTTGTGAGCCGGGCGACCGGCTAGCCATCCAGCTCCCTCAAGGTGCGGATTACGTGCTGGTATTTTGGGCCTGCATTTATGCGGGAGTGATAGCCGTACCACTTTATCCCGGTTCCAAGCGTGACGTTAAGGCACGTCTGTCAGCGACGATCGCCGATTGTGGGGCCAAATACACAATGGTCGCTCAGGCCGTCGATCCCAGCCATCTAACGGTCCGGGACCTCCAGGGCAGCGCCGATACAGTGACTGAACCTTCATCCGCACACTCTGGACTCGCCTATATTCAGTATAGTTCGGGATCGACCGGTGCGCCGAAAGGCGTGATGATTTCTCACGATAATATCCTAGCCAATGTCACTATGATCGCTGAGTTGGCGGCGGTGACATCGGATGACGTCTTTATCAGTTGGTTACCGCTGCACCACGACCTGGGGCTCGTAAACACCGTCCTGTTGCCGGCCTTTATGGGATGCAGGTCCGTGATTTCCACGCCTTTGTCGTTCATGCGCAATCCCCAATCCTGGCTTGGCCTGATGACGCAATATCGGGGAACCGTGTCCGGCGCGCCGAATTTTGCCTATCAGATGTGCGTCGACCGTATGCGAACAGGCGCGCTTGAGGGCCTCGATCTCCGTGCATGGCGCGTGGCTTTCAACGCTGCTGAACCTGTGCAGGTGGAGACGCTTCGCGCGTTTGCACAAGCCTACGAACCCGCGGGCTTCAGACGGGAGTCCTTCTTTGCTGCCTATGGGATGGCTGAGGCGACCGTTTTCGTGAGCGGTGCGTTCTGGAATCAATCCCAGGAGACAACCAACGCCCAAGGCGACAACGGCGGGGTGGTCGCGCATACCATCAATTGCGGAACCGTCCCTCCGGATGACCTGGTCGTGGTGGATGAGTCCCGACAGGTCTGTGCGGATGGGCAACGGGGAGAGATATGGATACGAGGCCGGCATGTCTCCGCCGGATACTTTGGCACAGACCAGGGAGAGGCCTCGCCCTTCGCCGTTTTCACTGCGGACGGTCGCGGACCCTTTTTCAAAACCGGCGACAACGGCGCGATCCTGGGCGGGCGTCTTTACGTCCTCGGGCGAATCAAGGAAATCATCATCCAAAATGGCCGTAATCTCTATCCAACGGATCTTGAGCATGTCGCGCACAACGTCCTTGCCGGGGACAAGCGTTTTGGCGTCGTCGCGGTCATTGGCAAGGCCTGGAAAGGGACTGAGGTTCCGCTGGCGGTTGTCGAGCTTCGCGACGCATCGGACGCAAATGGGGCGGAGGACCTGCGCCGTGTGGCCGGTGCGGTCTTTGACGCACTCGACGTGGTGCTGTATGATGTTCTGACCGTTCCGGCCGGCTCCATACAAAGAACCTCGTCTGGCAAGATCAAACGTGGCGAACTGCGCCGGATGCTCGAAGAAGGCCTTGTCGAGGGGCGCAGCCAGATGGAGCTTGGCGCGACCGGTACACCTGACGCGAACACAGCCTATGCCTTTGAACCACGCCTGATCGAACTGGTGCAAACTCTTGCCAATGAGGAGGTTATCGACCCCAACAGGTCGCTGCTCAGCTACGGCCTGTCCTCCCTCCAACTGAGCCAGCTCGCCGTAGAAGCCGAGACGATCTCGGGCGTGGCTCTGGCGGCGCGAGACATATTCGAGACACCTACGGTACGGCATATCGCCAGACTGATCCAGGCCCGCTTGTCCAAAGACGTTGTCACCGCAACGCCCGCGGCGCCGATCGGCCTGACCTGCAATCAGCAGATGATGCTTTCCGTCGATGTGTTGTCGCCCGGACATCGGGGCTACATTCTGCCGTTGGCGCTGCGACTCTCCGGAGATCTCGATCAGGCGCGCCTAGCGGCCGCCATGCGTCAGGTCGTTGCCCGCCATGACATCCTGCGAACAATCTATCCCTTGACGATAGAGGGCGTGCACAGCTCTGCCGTCTTGGAGACCGCGCTTGAGATTTCTCAAGAAACCGTCCCGGAGGCATCAATTTCGGCGGCGGTCTGCGCGTTTGCCAGTCGTGCCTTTGACCTTGCCGCCGATATACCGGTGCGTGCGAAGATATTCAGCCTGGATGAATCTCGGGACATAGTTCTGGCGCTCGTCATTCATCACATCGCCGCCGACGGCTGGTCACTGCACCTCCTGGCGCGGGACATCGTCAAGGCCTGTCTTTCGCTGGCGGAAGCAGGGCCTTGCGTGAGGTTCGATCCGCCTCAGATCGATCAGAACGTGGTCACAAGCAGCTTGGACTATTGGCGCGCGCATTTGGCCGGATTGCCATCGGTCCACAGCCTTCCTGTGGATGCCCCCAGGCAGTCGCATCGGGAGAAGAACGGTCGGCGGTATGATCTGGTTTTGCCGCCCAGGGAGGTCAATGCGCTGAAGGGTTTGTGTGCAGCGGAGGGTGCCACCCTGTTCAGTGGCCTTCATGCCCTCTTTGCCCTGGCCCTGGCGCGGGCAGGTAATGAACCGGACATTGTGCTGGGGACATTCCTCAGTGGCCGGGACCGCTCGGGCGACACGGTACGGATCGGTTTCCTTGCGGAGACGACCTTATTGCGCACCCGGGTCGATCTGGGTCGATCACTGCGGGACGTCATAAGATCATGCCATGGCGTCTTGCAGGAGGCTCGGCGACATCCCGGTGTCTCTTACATGGACCTGCTACGGGAATTGAAGCCTGCGCGCGAGGCCACCCACAATCCACTGTTTCAGGTTACGCTGAATCTTCATGACTATGCGTTCGATTGCCTCACTGAACAGGAGGCAGGGAAAAAAATAAACGCGAAGCGATTGCCGGTGGATCTCGGTGTGACGCGATTCGACCTTGGCCTCGACGTCTATGCCGAAGCGGACGCGATGCGCCTCTCGCTTGAATACGACGTCGACCTGTTTGAGGAGGCCTCGATCCATCGTTTGGCCGACTACATGTACGAACTGCTCCAGGCCGGTTTGGCGCAGCCGACCATTCCCACCGGGCTTTTGCGGGCCGGAGGGCTGCTTTCGTTTCCCGAAGCGGTCACGGAAAGAAGTTGGAGCAACCTTTATGACGCCTTCGATCGCGTGGCCCGTGAGAAGCACGAAGCGCCGGCAATCCGGTTCGCCGGGCAAACCTGGACATACGGTATGCTCGGTGAGGAGGTCGCAAGGATAGCAGAAGGACTGCGTGAAGGGGTGCGCGCGGGGGATCGTGTCATCATCTTCATGCGCCGTTCGCCGGCGTATATTGCGTCGCTTCTGGCGATCCTTTCCCTCGATTGCACCTATGTTCCGATTGATCCCGACTTCTACCAAGACTCAATCGGCGCGAAGATCCGCCATATTTCCCCGGCCTTCGTGTTGGTGGATGGCCACACTGCCGAGATGGTTGAGGATCTGAGCAACTCCGTAAAGTTGGTCAATGTGGCAGACCTCTCGCATCCAGCTTCTTTGTCAGTTCCGCCCGATCGAGGCGCGCAACATGCGGCCTATATACTGTTTACCTCGGGTAGCACGGGCGAGCCCAAGGCGGTGTCGATGGGCCATATACCGCTGCTCAATCTGATAGACCAAATTGCAAGCACAGCGGATTTGTCATCGCCTGTGGTTCTGAACTATTCGTCGATCGCCTTCGACATGCACTTTACCGAGGTGTTCAGCGCCCTTCTTCTTGGCGGTGTTGTCGTTCTGGCCGATGAAGCGACACGGTTGGATTCCTTAGGCTTGCTTAGGTTGGTAGCGGAGGAAGGTGTCACACTGCTAAACCTGTCCTATCCGGTACTTTGTGAGCTCGCGAGCGCATCCAATCAAAGCCGGATCGAACTGACGTCGGTCAATACGGTCTTCTCGACGGCGCAGCAGTTGAAGATCACGCCCGTGCTGAGGTCTTTCTTCCAGAGACATGGCCGGGCAAGACTTTATAATCACTATGGGCCGACCGAGACCCACGTGGTCACCATCGCCGCGCTGAAGGGGCCTTCGGAAGCCTGGCCCGACATTCCGGACATTGGTCAGGCAATCGGCGGTTGCCACTGCTTTGTCATCAATGCCTCCGGCACGCCGGAACCGCAGGGTATGGTCGGTGAGCTTTGCGTGGCGGGCCTGCCGCTAGCGGAGGGTTATTACGCCAATCCGACCATGACGGCCTCGCGCTTCATTTCCATATCTGACGCGTCAGGCAAGCCTGTGAGAGCTTACCGGACGGGCGACTTTGCTCGCAGGGCGCTTGATGAGAGATGGCAATATTTAGGCCGGAAGGATCACCAACTCAAGATACGGGGCTTGCGCGTTGATCTGCCGGATATCGAGGCGTCGATCCTGCAATGCACGGGTGTGTTGCAGGCGGCTGTGGTGGCGCGTGAGGTGGGCCAAGGCCACCGCCTTGTCGCTTATGTCCAGCCAGCGGATATGGACGCGACCGCGGCTGAAGCATTGCCCGTTCTGATTGAAGACACGCTTCGCCGCAGTCTTGCCTCCTATATGATTCCCGACATCTACATTCTTGTCGAGCGTTTCGACCTCAATCAGAACGGCAAGATCGACGTGTCACGGTTGCCTGCGGCCGCGTTTGGGGACGAGGTGTCCTTCGAAGGGCCGGCCAATGCGGAAGAAGCGTTTCTCTACAGTGTCTGGCGACGCGTGCTGGGGCATGACCAATTCGGGCGGCGGACCAATTTTTTCGAAGCGGGCGGCGATTCCATGGCGCTGATGTCGGTCAAGCGCGAACTCGATCTCCAGTTTGGCTTCGAGGTCGATTTGGTGGCCGTCTACGGTAGTCCTACCATTGCTGACCTAGCGTCCATTGGATCGCGACAAAGCGATGATCGTGACTGGCGCGGCCCGCGCCGGAAAAACCTGAACATACTCCGTCGCCAACGCGCGGTGCCCCAACGACAGTCCGGAGGATAG